A genomic segment from Gracilinanus agilis isolate LMUSP501 chromosome 1, AgileGrace, whole genome shotgun sequence encodes:
- the HSBP1L1 gene encoding heat shock factor-binding protein 1-like protein 1 — translation MADIDTPSGRALTEFAENLLRELQVHFQALTETITLKMEEMGNRIDDLQNNVTDLMVQAGIHNTDKEQMT, via the exons ATGGCAGACATCGATACCCCGAGCGGGCGGGCTCTCACCGAGTTT GCAGAAAATTTATTACGGGAACTGCAGGTACACTTTCAAGCTCTGACTGAAACAATAACTCTCAAAA TGGAAGAAATGGGGAATCGGATTGATGACTTACAGAACAATGTAACTGATCTCATGGTACAAGCAGGGATCCATAATACCGACAAAGAACAAATG ACCTGA